Proteins found in one Mytilus edulis chromosome 2, xbMytEdul2.2, whole genome shotgun sequence genomic segment:
- the LOC139511830 gene encoding uncharacterized protein, which yields MDFDSYDNVMKGVADSLDAGNIRGLKFLLRDKPNIYQKELVMVNEGSDLIQLLERKELLSRTKVLEFMNLLQLEGRIDLSKKVQVYMETNLPVNLSNHDYYGINGMPVVENYIETDEYRLFEKKINTCKAALIKGHHGSGKTQNAFFYARRFPGRSEQSLIWRVDCKTLSQIYRSLSAMVTYLKLQCIFFDHVTYKPSDRQLKASIDKMTKRIQQKLRCEGINNANHLVLLDGVEDTHDDTFKTMLKDFLDTENVYVIATSRVTYPHEFHNLCIEVTGMTEEEAVLYFKVENNNELEQVKELARQLSYLPLALSFAFAFIANTGSSIETYVKSLAETEANDQLRSLTVSCEVALEIVKKDLTEHGRNLLAYIPYLHPENIPDFLLKSLLPVNMTEDFKEREINKLIVCLRNNSLATLKSRGNNRVIAVHRFTFRVMMNMKTEQEKTTEANALLRHFCYNIYLDTSLIEAVKKNVMFLDHAIELLKLYEDCNRRPEMEDKVLCCVLLCGVAVTYRLYGNTELSANEYFEKARDAVCELVSVNKADFAVDVSGFTAMKDILISINGSELIRENSKNLFKKLLLKGKSLSDSFILTVLTNTMRNKEHLCYLHEVTNGICYTNNQIPKDSIGELIENQIITPVQEFKESFLVELMIHILYNSSKNKRLMKLATDDFTIQNTEKRNNFKIRLSSDNLRPTDESLVELQYSINLAELLDDHYKHNCPTFRLGLKIAAKRGAILYFISSQESNKSNKCIEEAIKILEENSDSNIRFVEFGVVKHDSRPTNYQMVSNKKLLMECYILLSKEDTNYLKRALTLAQDLESLIPILYHWKVISDIHIKIAHVFELQNTEPFITKAKQHYKEAYRREYESNNIRLTRYHLRALLQYVNCCINHSTKEDLEMAKTICNDIKERFQHKSTDEMFDAALQTIEEQLNTMITPKEVSNSLISVHCSSVDIGTQTDNVFTHSTTESCERNY from the exons ATTATTACGGAATTAACGGTATGCCAGTAGTTGAGAACTATATTGAAACAGATGAGTACAGATTATTTGAGAAGAAAATTAACACTTGTAAAGCTGCTCTTATTAAAG gtCACCATGGATCTGGAAAAACTCAAAATGCCTTCTTTTATGCCAGAAGGTTTCCTGGTAGAAGTGAACAGTCCCTAATTTGGAGAGTAGACTGTAAAACATTATCACAGATATATAGATCCCTATCAGCAATGGTGACCTATCTTAAacttcaatgtatattttttgatCACGTGACATATAAACCGTCTGATCGACAATTAAAGGCGTCGATAGATAAGATGACAAAGCGAATCCAGCAGAAGTTGCGTTGTGAGGGTATAAATAACGCGAACCATTTGGTTCTGCTTGATGGCGTGGAGGATACGCACGACGATACTTTTAAGACAATGTTAAAGGATTTCCTAGATACCGAAAATGTTTATGTTATTGCCACCTCAAGGGTAACTTATCCACACGAATTCCACAATTTGTGTATAGAAGTTACAGGAATGACAGAAGAAGAAGCTGTTCTTTACTTTAAAGTGGAAAATAATAACGAACTTGAACAGGTAAAAGAACTGGCAAGACAACTCAGTTATCTTCCCCTTGCTTTATCATTTGCTTTTGCCTTTATTGCAAACACGGGATCTAGCATTGAAACCTATGTTAAAAGTCTTGCAGAAACCGAGGCAAATGACCAATTAAGATCTCTCACTGTTTCATGTGAAGTTGCACTAGAGATAGTGAAGAAGGATCTCACAGAACATGGTAGAAATCTTCTGGCATATATTCCATACCTGCATCCAGAAAACATTCCAGATTTTTTACTGAAAAGTTTACTGCCAGTAAACATGACGGAAGACTTTAAAGAAAGAGAAATAAATAAGCTAATTGTTTGTCTGAGAAATAATTCTTTGGCAACTTTGAAATCAAGGGGTAATAACCGTGTGATTGCTGTACATCGATTTACGTTCAGAGTCATGATGAATATGAAGACCGAACAGGAGAAAACAACTGAAGCAAACGCGCTCCTCCGACATTTTTGTTATAACATTTATCTTGATACTAGTCTTATTGAAGCCGTTAAAAAGAACGTTATGTTTCTTGATCATGCAATTGAACTTCTTAAATTGTATGAGGACTGTAACCGTCGACCGGAAATGGAAGATAAAGTTTTATGTTGTGTACTCTTATGTGGTGTAGCTGTTACCTACCGACTTTACGGAAACACTGAATTGTCAGCcaatgagtattttgaaaaagcaaGAGATGCAGTTTGCGAACTGGTATCTGTCAACAAAGCAGATTTTGCTGTAGATGTCAGTGGATTTACTGCTATGAAAGACATACTTATCTCAATAAATGGCAGTGAGTTAATACGAGAAAATTCAAAAAATCTGTTCAAAAAGCTTCTTCTCAAGGGAAAGAGTCTTAGTGACTCCTTCATTCTGACAGTGTTGACCAATACAATGCGAAACAAAGAACACCTTTGTTATTTACACGAAGTGACAAATGGCATATGTTATACCAATAACCAGATACCAAAAGATTCGATTGGTGAACTTATTGAAAACCAAATTATCACCCCTGTTCAGGAGTTCAAGGAATCTTTCTTGGTGGAACTTATGATACACATACTTTATAACAGTAGTAAAAACAAACGTCTTATGAAATTAGCCACAGACGATTTTACTATACAGAACacagaaaaaagaaacaattttaagATACGTTTGTCAAGTGATAATCTTCGTCCTACAGATGAAAGTCTTGTTGAATTACAGTACTCAATCAATCTAGCGGAATTACTGGATGACCATTATAAACATAACTGTCCAACATTTCGCCTAGGATTGAAAATAGCAGCAAAACGGGGTGCCATTTTATACTTTATCAGTTCACAGGAGTcaaacaaatctaataaatgcATTGAAGAGGCTATTAAGATTCTAGAAGAAAATTCTGATTCAAATATTCGATTTGTAGAATTTGGTGTTGTTAAGCACGATTCTAGGCCGACAAATTATCAAATGGTATCCAATAAGAAACTCCTAATGGAATGTTACATCTTACTATCAAAGGAAGATACTAACTATCTGAAGAGAGCACTAACACTTGCGCAAGATTTAGAGTCCCTTATTCCAATATTATATCACTGGAAGGTGATATCTGATATTCATATAAAGATCGCACATGTATTCGAGCTTCAAAATACTGAACCATTCATTACAAAAGCAAAGCAACATTACAAAGAAGCATATCGTCGTGAATATGAAAGTAACAATATTCGACTTACAAGGTATCATTTACGAGCACTTCTGCAGTATGTTAATTGCTGTATTAATCATTCGACAAAGGAAGATCTAGAGATGGCCAAGACTATATGCAACGACATAAAAGAAAGATTTCAGCACAAAAGTACTGATGAGATGTTTGATGCCGCCCTTCAAACAATAGAAGAACAACTG AACACAATGATTACACCAAAAGAGGTCAGCAACAGCCTGATATCTGTTCACTGCAGCAGTGTAGATATTGGCACACAAACAGACAACGTATTCACACATTCAACAACTGAAAGCTGTGAAAGAAACTATTAA